The Fibrobacter sp. genomic sequence AAGTTCACTGATCATTTTTCTGGTACCAAGCACATGCGATAATGTTATTATTTGCAGTAAAACGACCACTAATGTCGTAATGATTGCTGCTAATTCCATATTGTTACTTCTCCATAATGTTTATCTGTGCATTCTAAGTATTGAAACGCGCTCTTATATTTTAATAGAAAGGCCTCTTTGGGCCCGGCGCAAAAAATCGGGATTTATTCCACCCTGATGCACACGATTCTGATTGTTTGTGGTTTACATACTTATTAATTCACTTCCGGAAAAAATAATCTTCTTTTGCCCTCTACCCCCTTTCCGGACCTTCTGAACCGGTATTAAAACATATTCCGGATTCAGAAAACGGGTATTTTCAATGTGCTCTGATTACAGAGCTGATAAAATGATGTTCTTCTTCTGTATATCGAACTGTCAAAGAGCTTTAGGTTCAGTCTTGCGCGATTTGTGGAATTCTTCTTCTAAATTACTAATCTTCTTGAGTACTGCCGTTAAAGAATCCAACCTTTTATAGATTACGTATATCTTGCTCCAAATGAAAATTAAATTGAGCGAAAAAAGGAAAAATATCAAGATCCACAGTAGCTTTAAGATTTCCATGGGGAATTCTTTTCGGGCAGGCAAGACACCGTTAATGTTAAGATATTTAATGCCGGACTCGAAAACAAGCTTCCTCCTCCTGTCATTTAAGGAGCCTCTTAATATTCTGTGGCAGCAAAAAAGCACCCACATGCACATCATCATTGTAATATGTGCACAATTTGGCAATCGAGGCGTACCGCTGTTTCTCAAAGTTCTTTAAGACTTCAGCATTTTTTGAACAGATCAGGAAACTGCATACCCCTTCCGGAAATGAACGCATGGAGCAGAAATAAAGCTTACGGTGTTTAAAAAACGGGGAAACACTTTGAATCGTTTTTCGAAGGAATTCACCTTTCACTGTAGGAGAATCGGTCTGAAATACCGCAATCCCATCCTCTGCAAGCCTGCCGGCAACAACCTTTTGAAAATCAACGGTTTCCAGAGACTGTACAGGACCACCCGGATCAAAAGAATCAATGATTATCACATCAAACTGTTTCTTATTTTTTTTCAGATAATGGTAACCATCATCAAAAACAACCTCTACCCTACTGTCCTGGAATCCTTTGGCAAGGGCAGGGAAAAACCTGTCTATTGTTTCTTTCACCATGCTGTCAATTTCAACAACAACAATCGTCTTGACATCATCGTGTTTGATGACCTCCTTCAGACACCCCCCATCTCCGCCACCAATAATACAGATACGCTCCGGTTTTTTGTGCATAATCATGGCCGGATGTACAATCATCTCATGATAAGAGTCACTGT encodes the following:
- the speE gene encoding polyamine aminopropyltransferase — encoded protein: MSVGFHPESGSSLWIQNLVNGLSGLTIRAKHALFCDSSPFQKIEVFDTYSFGTVLCLGGSVVITELDSDSYHEMIVHPAMIMHKKPERICIIGGGDGGCLKEVIKHDDVKTIVVVEIDSMVKETIDRFFPALAKGFQDSRVEVVFDDGYHYLKKNKKQFDVIIIDSFDPGGPVQSLETVDFQKVVAGRLAEDGIAVFQTDSPTVKGEFLRKTIQSVSPFFKHRKLYFCSMRSFPEGVCSFLICSKNAEVLKNFEKQRYASIAKLCTYYNDDVHVGAFLLPQNIKRLLK